A region from the Mya arenaria isolate MELC-2E11 chromosome 2, ASM2691426v1 genome encodes:
- the LOC128213440 gene encoding spore coat protein SP65-like has translation MGAAYSASTHNAVTTIGVATSASTHNEVTTIGASTSAIALNTVNTIGAATSACTHNAVTKMGAAYSASTHNAVTTIGAAILTSTHNDVTTIGASTSAIAPNAVTTIGGATSACTHNAVTKMGAAYSASTHNAVTTIGTATSASTHNAVTTIGAATSTIALNAVTTIGAATSACTHNAVTKIGAATSASTHNAVTTIGTATLDYTHSAVTVIGATISRPTNNAVTTIGAATLACTNIAVTLIATATSASTHNSVTTIGTATSASTHNAVTTIGTATLDSPLNAVYTIGDATTASAKSAVATICAVS, from the coding sequence ATGGGTGCTGCTTACTCAGCCTCCACACACAACGCCGTCACAACGATCGGCGTTGCTACCTCAGCCTCCACACACAACGAAGTCACCACGATCGGCGCATCTACTTCAGCCATCGCACTCAACACCGTCAACACGATCGGCGCTGCTACTTCAGCCTGCACACACAACGCCGTCACCAAGATGGGCGCTGCTTACTCAGCCTCCACACACAACGCCGTCACAACAATCGGCGCTGCTATCTTAACCTCCACACACAACGACGTCACCACGATCGGCGCATCTACTTCAGCCATTGCACCAAACGCCGTCACCACGATCGGCGGTGCTACTTCAGCCTGCACACACAACGCCGTCACCAAGATGGGCGCTGCTTACTCAGCCTCCACACACAACGCCGTAACCACGATCGGCACTGCTACCTCAGCCTCCACACACAACGCCGTCACCACGATCGGCGCTGCTACTTCAACCATCGCACTCAACGCCGTTACCACGATCGGCGCTGCTACATCAGCTTGCACACACAACGCCGTCACTAAGATCGGCGCTGCTACTTCAGCCTCCACACACAACGCCGTCACCACGATCGGCACTGCTACTCTAGACTACACACACAGCGCAGTCACCGTGATTGGCGCTACTATTTCGAGACCAACGAACAACGCCGTCACCACGATTGGCGCTGCTACTTTAGCCTGCACAAACATCGCCGTCACCCTGATCGCCACTGCTACTTCAGCCTCCACACACAACTCGGTCACCACGATCGGCACTGCTACTTCAGCCTCCACACACAATGCCGTCACCACGATTGGCACTGCTACTTTAGACTCACCACTCAACGCTGTCTACACGATCGGTGATGCTACTACAGCTTCCGCAAAAAGCGCCGTCGCCACAATCTGTGCTGTATCTTAA